A region of Planococcus sp. MSAK28401 DNA encodes the following proteins:
- a CDS encoding HAD family hydrolase, whose protein sequence is MKAIIFDFDGTLANTLPVCDYAFQHVFKEFDQRELSSAEIRAMFGPSETGIIRKNLLHEDTEEAIELYYTKYLEQHAQLVDHNDEIHELLLHLREKGVKLGIFTGKARRSLDISLKALQMEHFFDAIITGDDVTQPKPDPEGLFKALAILDVSPQEAMFIGDSDADIQAGISANVLTVGVHWLPDYQTLEFAVAPNSSYRTVAEFMESLETDGHYES, encoded by the coding sequence ATAAAAGCGATTATTTTTGATTTTGACGGCACATTAGCTAATACATTACCTGTCTGTGACTATGCTTTCCAACACGTTTTCAAGGAATTCGACCAGCGCGAGCTCTCTTCTGCTGAAATTCGCGCCATGTTTGGCCCATCGGAAACGGGAATTATCCGGAAGAATTTGCTTCATGAAGATACAGAAGAAGCAATTGAACTGTATTATACAAAATATCTAGAACAGCATGCACAACTCGTTGACCACAACGATGAAATTCACGAGTTATTGCTGCATCTAAGAGAAAAAGGGGTTAAATTGGGAATTTTCACAGGAAAAGCCAGAAGAAGTCTGGATATCTCCTTAAAAGCACTTCAAATGGAGCATTTCTTCGATGCCATCATTACAGGGGACGATGTGACACAACCTAAACCGGATCCAGAAGGTTTGTTCAAAGCTTTAGCTATATTGGATGTTAGCCCTCAGGAAGCAATGTTCATCGGAGACAGTGATGCTGACATTCAAGCTGGAATTAGCGCGAACGTTTTAACCGTCGGGGTGCATTGGTTGCCTGATTATCAAACCTTGGAATTTGCAGTAGCACCGAATTCCTCATACCGAACTGTGGCTGAATTTATGGAATCCTTGGAAACGGATGGCCATTATGAGTCTTAA
- a CDS encoding histidine phosphatase family protein — protein MNTFIYMVRHGDSPKEGNERTRGLTEKGETDARQLAAILKAEEVNVITSSPYTRSIQTVEKLAHQIGEEIIVFEDLKERVFTLEDERISDRKLLPLLEKSFVDFNYSLEGGESNAECQKRAIKVLKEILSVYKEQKIVIGTHGAVMTLMMAFYDNKYDLKFLHSTSKPDIYKMGFKDQTLLSVQRVLVKTGGINNS, from the coding sequence ATGAATACATTCATTTACATGGTAAGACATGGTGATTCCCCGAAGGAAGGAAATGAGAGAACGAGAGGATTAACTGAAAAAGGCGAAACAGATGCTCGACAACTAGCTGCAATATTGAAGGCTGAAGAAGTTAATGTAATCACTTCAAGCCCCTATACGCGTTCCATACAAACGGTTGAAAAATTAGCTCATCAAATAGGAGAAGAAATTATAGTGTTTGAAGATCTAAAAGAGAGAGTATTTACTTTGGAAGATGAGCGTATATCTGACCGGAAGTTGCTTCCACTCTTAGAAAAATCATTTGTAGATTTCAATTACTCTTTAGAAGGCGGAGAATCAAACGCTGAATGTCAAAAAAGGGCGATAAAAGTTTTAAAGGAGATACTATCTGTTTATAAAGAACAGAAAATTGTAATTGGAACTCATGGAGCTGTTATGACTTTGATGATGGCCTTTTACGATAACAAATATGATTTAAAATTTTTACATAGCACGTCTAAACCAGACATCTATAAAATGGGATTTAAAGATCAGACTTTATTAAGTGTTCAAAGAGTATTGGTCAAAACAGGGGGGATTAATAACAGTTAA
- a CDS encoding MepB family protein yields MNRFSEALNYINKMIYEPKQLTIESIKEEKQNYEYGAGVFRLSSKTIRFRVANTTPTKIGQFVAFWEKGSDNKNRPFLSEEAPELLVITTFKNNNEFGQFVFPKEILIKKNVLRSQNTKGKMAIRVYPSWDKPTSKQAIDTQKWQLPYFVDMSTLNQTSIDKIIELYSL; encoded by the coding sequence ATGAATCGTTTTTCAGAAGCATTAAATTATATAAATAAGATGATTTATGAACCTAAACAATTAACAATAGAGTCTATTAAAGAAGAAAAACAAAACTATGAATATGGTGCTGGTGTGTTTCGATTGTCTTCTAAAACGATTCGATTTAGAGTAGCGAATACTACACCTACAAAAATAGGACAGTTTGTTGCTTTTTGGGAAAAAGGTAGCGACAATAAAAACCGTCCTTTTTTATCCGAAGAAGCACCTGAGTTATTAGTTATAACAACTTTTAAAAATAATAATGAATTTGGGCAATTTGTTTTCCCAAAGGAAATTCTTATTAAAAAAAATGTCCTTCGATCCCAGAATACTAAAGGAAAAATGGCTATAAGAGTCTATCCTAGTTGGGATAAACCAACTAGCAAACAAGCAATCGACACTCAAAAATGGCAACTACCTTATTTTGTTGATATGAGTACTCTTAATCAAACGTCTATAGATAAAATAATAGAACTATACTCTCTGTGA
- a CDS encoding DUF2199 domain-containing protein: MSESDQGYFCKTCGEYHKELPMSYGSPVPDYCEDIPEEEWAGRIEMNEDLCIVDDEHFFIRGAIEIPVTDGEGPFIWDIWVSLSESNFDLTTEYWETEGRERKLDPMFGWLSTSIPCYPETLELKTMVHTRAVDIRPFIELEPTGHPMAIEQRNGITINRIKKIAEELCHRGE, translated from the coding sequence ATGAGCGAAAGTGATCAAGGTTATTTCTGTAAGACTTGTGGAGAATACCATAAGGAGCTTCCGATGAGTTATGGCAGCCCTGTGCCCGATTACTGCGAGGACATTCCAGAAGAGGAATGGGCAGGCCGAATTGAGATGAATGAAGATTTGTGCATTGTAGATGATGAACATTTCTTCATACGCGGAGCGATTGAAATTCCCGTAACTGATGGCGAAGGGCCTTTTATCTGGGATATCTGGGTTTCCTTGAGTGAATCCAATTTTGATTTGACTACGGAATACTGGGAAACGGAAGGACGAGAGCGAAAATTGGATCCTATGTTTGGCTGGCTATCAACGTCCATTCCATGTTATCCCGAAACGCTGGAATTGAAAACGATGGTCCACACGCGTGCAGTGGACATACGTCCTTTCATTGAATTGGAACCGACGGGCCATCCAATGGCTATTGAGCAAAGAAACGGCATCACCATAAATCGGATCAAGAAGATTGCAGAAGAATTATGCCACCGCGGTGAGTAA
- a CDS encoding leucine-rich repeat domain-containing protein, translating to MNYFDKDPQYLFRIDNRPVEIEDLNDIDQSSEEIVIYGKTKGIDLLASFSHLKKLWICSVNQQEFDQILSQVNPEMLSVYNMRVENLSLLSTLSNLQTLSLEWNTKASSLWDVSKNTYLNALSIEGFSKIRDIEPLMQGNKIEYLNLQGDQNNTLKIQTLEPLKYLQQLKYLGLSFIKVEDESLKPISYLKGLKVLAISNQFPTEEYAKLSVDLPETKCSKFAAYERLHQAISGMNIMVVGKRKPNLNLQKDAEKVKKYENQFKELQKAYKKVNKIG from the coding sequence ATGAATTACTTTGATAAAGACCCTCAGTATTTGTTCAGGATCGATAACCGTCCTGTCGAAATTGAAGATCTTAACGACATAGATCAGAGTTCCGAAGAAATAGTGATATATGGAAAAACCAAAGGGATAGACTTGTTGGCTTCTTTTTCACACTTAAAAAAGTTATGGATTTGTTCCGTCAATCAACAAGAATTTGATCAGATTCTAAGCCAAGTCAACCCAGAAATGTTGTCCGTCTACAATATGCGAGTAGAAAATCTGTCTCTTCTCAGCACTTTATCGAATCTGCAAACACTGAGTCTAGAGTGGAACACGAAAGCCTCAAGTTTATGGGATGTATCAAAAAACACGTATCTCAATGCATTGTCTATTGAAGGGTTCTCTAAAATCAGGGATATTGAGCCTCTGATGCAAGGCAATAAAATCGAATATCTGAATTTACAGGGAGACCAAAATAACACGCTTAAAATACAAACTCTTGAGCCGTTAAAATACTTACAACAGCTAAAATATTTGGGACTATCATTTATTAAGGTGGAAGATGAGTCATTAAAACCAATTTCGTATTTAAAAGGGCTCAAAGTACTTGCCATTTCAAATCAGTTTCCAACCGAAGAGTATGCAAAACTGTCTGTGGATTTGCCTGAGACGAAGTGTAGTAAATTCGCTGCTTACGAACGATTGCATCAGGCTATAAGTGGCATGAATATAATGGTAGTAGGAAAACGCAAGCCTAACTTAAACTTACAGAAAGACGCTGAAAAAGTTAAAAAGTATGAAAACCAATTCAAAGAGTTGCAAAAGGCTTATAAAAAAGTAAATAAAATAGGATAG
- a CDS encoding flavoprotein: MELLGVFLLTILCFILCIAGFLHIRKTQKNKPLPHIKYYGIQIILILFALLSFVVFWDASTVMPKMIKGDHDTVMGACSVEYWTTPKDSFLDIHFSENVFFSVAPNYWDNGSLAKAYCEVIYYEGSDFGIHYKIYDQKNGTLLQQH, translated from the coding sequence ATGGAACTACTCGGTGTATTTTTATTAACGATTTTATGCTTTATATTATGTATAGCAGGTTTTCTACATATAAGAAAGACTCAAAAAAATAAACCTTTACCGCATATCAAATATTATGGAATTCAAATTATCCTTATACTATTTGCACTTTTATCTTTCGTCGTGTTTTGGGATGCTTCAACAGTAATGCCTAAGATGATAAAGGGAGATCACGACACAGTAATGGGGGCATGCTCTGTTGAATATTGGACCACTCCAAAAGATTCTTTTTTAGATATTCATTTTTCAGAAAATGTATTTTTTAGTGTAGCTCCAAATTATTGGGATAATGGTTCATTGGCAAAAGCGTACTGCGAAGTTATTTATTACGAAGGTTCTGATTTTGGCATACATTATAAAATTTATGATCAAAAGAATGGTACATTGCTACAGCAACATTAG
- a CDS encoding DUF2716 domain-containing protein, with product MDNWTPLSNQEYDRIWSRIYRDIKFKPSMSIFPSFQLPTPFISYDISEYLIDSRDLDAGSTEFSVDLDAYDNLEEKALDAFKELTLVGECMLALNWKHECYWVNPRLEFVKNEFGEWTIPIFPNGDYYFFIEKDFKWGYLGHPWEKSITVFGKELINAFDKHKPRKFHTILRQG from the coding sequence ATGGACAACTGGACTCCTTTATCAAATCAAGAGTATGACCGGATTTGGAGCAGGATTTATAGAGACATCAAATTTAAACCAAGTATGTCTATCTTTCCTTCATTTCAGTTGCCAACTCCCTTTATAAGCTATGATATTTCAGAGTATCTTATAGATTCAAGAGACTTAGATGCTGGTAGCACTGAATTTTCAGTGGATCTGGATGCTTACGATAACCTTGAAGAAAAAGCATTAGATGCATTCAAAGAGCTCACATTAGTTGGCGAGTGTATGCTAGCACTCAACTGGAAACATGAATGTTATTGGGTAAATCCGCGTTTGGAATTCGTAAAAAATGAATTCGGGGAATGGACAATACCGATCTTTCCAAATGGGGATTACTATTTCTTTATTGAGAAAGATTTTAAATGGGGCTATTTGGGGCACCCTTGGGAAAAAAGCATAACTGTATTCGGAAAAGAACTCATTAATGCTTTTGATAAGCACAAGCCAAGAAAGTTTCATACGATTTTAAGACAAGGCTGA
- a CDS encoding putative glycolipid-binding domain-containing protein: MLSSEIVWENKEALGCEYLRLFFEKNTIHVESTVIYLEPSSPIQIDYQIDLDSSWRTKRLNIQNRRGEILHLASSGEGEWFNQQGIRIDELNGAIDVDISATPFSNSLPINRFDWEPDQKREFEMVYISIPALEIKKVKQTYTYIERKENTRVFNYQCRDFESSISVDEKGFVIDYPQLFTRRY, encoded by the coding sequence ATGTTGTCGAGCGAAATAGTCTGGGAGAATAAAGAAGCTCTCGGCTGCGAATATTTAAGACTATTCTTCGAAAAAAATACTATCCATGTAGAAAGTACAGTAATCTATTTGGAACCAAGTTCTCCCATACAAATTGATTATCAGATTGATTTGGATAGTTCATGGAGGACAAAAAGGCTGAACATACAAAATAGAAGAGGAGAAATTTTACATCTCGCTTCTAGTGGTGAAGGAGAGTGGTTTAATCAGCAAGGAATCAGAATTGATGAGTTGAATGGAGCAATTGATGTTGATATATCAGCCACACCTTTCTCTAATTCATTGCCTATCAATCGATTTGATTGGGAACCTGATCAAAAAAGAGAATTTGAAATGGTCTATATTTCTATTCCAGCATTAGAAATAAAAAAAGTGAAACAGACGTATACATATATCGAACGCAAGGAGAACACTAGGGTTTTTAATTATCAATGTCGAGATTTCGAGTCATCAATCTCGGTCGATGAAAAAGGTTTTGTTATTGATTATCCTCAATTATTTACCAGAAGATATTAA
- a CDS encoding NUDIX hydrolase codes for MSLKWLDWAKRIQSLSQSGLTFSKDVFDLERYEELRKISVEIMEEHTGEEMQKIKELFANDEGYQTPKMDVRGAVFDKGKILMVRENIDNRWALPGGFCDIGLSPAENITKEIQEESGYLVVPTKMLALLDMNKHPHPPQAFHYYKLFIQCEIVGGEAKTGVETKEVDFFPEYDLPELSLNRNIESQLHMLFEFERNPTKATLFD; via the coding sequence ATGAGTCTTAAATGGCTGGACTGGGCTAAGCGAATCCAATCGCTTTCTCAATCCGGACTGACTTTTTCAAAAGATGTCTTTGATTTGGAACGTTACGAAGAGTTACGGAAAATCAGTGTGGAAATCATGGAAGAACATACCGGCGAGGAAATGCAAAAGATCAAAGAGTTATTTGCTAATGATGAAGGCTACCAGACGCCCAAAATGGATGTGCGGGGTGCTGTCTTCGATAAAGGAAAGATTCTCATGGTTCGCGAAAACATCGACAATAGATGGGCTTTACCTGGCGGATTTTGCGATATTGGCTTATCTCCAGCTGAAAACATTACGAAAGAAATACAGGAAGAATCCGGCTATCTTGTGGTGCCGACAAAAATGCTTGCCTTACTGGATATGAATAAACATCCGCATCCACCCCAAGCTTTTCATTATTATAAGCTTTTCATTCAGTGCGAAATTGTAGGCGGTGAGGCAAAAACCGGTGTCGAAACAAAGGAAGTGGATTTCTTTCCTGAATACGATTTACCGGAACTATCCTTGAATCGGAATATCGAGTCACAGCTGCATATGCTCTTTGAATTTGAGAGGAATCCGACTAAAGCAACTTTATTTGATTGA
- a CDS encoding IS256 family transposase, with protein sequence MTQFTTDIMQALVKKEDISEVFRQHLETAVNTLLQTELTAFLDYEKYDRLGFNSGNSRNGAYTRTLHTEYGDLELSMPRDRNGEFNQQTVAPYKRSNDTLEAFVIHMFQKGVTMSEISDLIEKMYGHHYTPQTISNMTKVMSEQVEAFKSRPLEQRYACVYLDATYITLKRDTVSKEAVYITIGIREDGSKEVLAYTVAPTESAFVWDEVLLDLKERGVEEVLLFISDGLKGITDRIFSVFPDAQYQACCVHLSRGIRHKVRVTDRKEILDDFKSVYRAENRELGEKALKAFVDKWKTAYPKVAKSLEANPYIFTFYSFPKSIWRSIYSTNLIESFNKNVKKYSKRKEQFPNEDSLDRFLISQFEIYNQNFSTRCHIGFDQARAELTEMFKQT encoded by the coding sequence ATGACTCAGTTTACAACAGATATTATGCAAGCTCTAGTAAAAAAAGAAGACATCTCCGAAGTTTTTCGCCAACATTTGGAGACGGCGGTGAATACACTTCTTCAAACGGAACTAACAGCGTTCCTGGATTACGAAAAATACGATCGCCTCGGGTTTAATTCGGGCAATTCGCGGAACGGCGCCTACACGCGGACACTCCATACGGAGTATGGGGATTTAGAGCTTTCGATGCCACGGGACCGGAACGGCGAATTCAACCAACAGACGGTCGCTCCGTACAAGCGCTCAAACGATACGCTGGAAGCCTTCGTTATTCATATGTTCCAAAAAGGCGTGACCATGTCCGAGATTTCGGACCTGATCGAGAAAATGTACGGCCATCATTACACGCCACAAACCATTTCCAATATGACGAAAGTCATGAGCGAACAGGTCGAGGCGTTTAAATCTCGTCCGTTAGAGCAGCGCTACGCTTGTGTCTATCTGGATGCAACTTACATTACCCTCAAGCGCGATACGGTCTCGAAGGAAGCCGTCTATATTACGATTGGCATCCGAGAGGACGGCTCAAAAGAAGTGTTGGCCTATACAGTGGCACCTACGGAATCCGCATTTGTTTGGGATGAAGTCCTGTTGGACTTGAAAGAGCGCGGTGTCGAAGAGGTGCTTTTGTTTATCTCCGACGGCTTAAAAGGCATCACCGATCGCATCTTCTCGGTCTTTCCCGATGCTCAATATCAGGCGTGCTGCGTCCACTTGTCGCGCGGGATCCGCCACAAAGTTCGCGTTACCGATCGCAAGGAGATTCTGGATGATTTCAAATCGGTCTACCGGGCAGAGAACCGAGAACTGGGTGAAAAAGCGTTGAAAGCCTTTGTCGATAAATGGAAAACGGCCTATCCCAAAGTGGCGAAATCGTTGGAAGCGAATCCCTATATTTTCACTTTCTACAGCTTCCCAAAATCCATTTGGCGAAGCATCTATTCAACGAACCTGATCGAATCGTTCAACAAGAACGTAAAGAAATACAGCAAGCGCAAGGAGCAATTTCCGAACGAAGATTCCTTGGATCGCTTCCTGATTTCCCAGTTCGAAATCTATAACCAGAACTTCTCCACCCGTTGCCATATTGGATTCGATCAAGCTCGTGCAGAGCTGACTGAGATGTTCAAGCAAACCTAA
- a CDS encoding GNAT family N-acetyltransferase, with the protein MDFYLRSRIEEDTKEFLGWKYEGIYSFYDNDIQKEKIEAIEKATSSDYAFTVINELDEIVGNCEFFYVNEEDEEDEEEVLAVSVQMKPSLTGEGYGTEFFKVIVEQGRERFHYNYLELMVVEFNKRAIRVYEKLGFLIKEEVENVIRGEKYRFLIMGKQMD; encoded by the coding sequence TTGGATTTTTATTTAAGGTCGAGAATAGAAGAAGATACAAAGGAATTTTTAGGCTGGAAGTATGAAGGTATATATTCATTTTATGATAATGATATTCAAAAAGAAAAGATTGAGGCTATCGAAAAAGCGACTAGTTCTGATTATGCATTTACAGTAATTAATGAACTTGATGAGATTGTTGGTAACTGTGAGTTTTTCTATGTAAATGAAGAAGATGAAGAAGATGAAGAAGAAGTTTTAGCAGTAAGTGTTCAAATGAAACCATCATTGACAGGTGAAGGTTATGGTACGGAATTCTTTAAAGTAATTGTAGAGCAAGGAAGAGAGCGTTTTCATTACAACTACTTAGAGCTGATGGTTGTCGAATTTAATAAACGGGCAATCCGTGTGTATGAAAAATTAGGTTTTCTTATAAAAGAAGAAGTTGAAAATGTAATAAGAGGGGAAAAGTATAGATTTTTAATAATGGGTAAACAAATGGATTGA
- a CDS encoding DUF1565 domain-containing protein: MNNLELDMKRLLMVCGIAVCILLFGIFYMNEGQREEIYVAVDGSDGNNGSKTEPFRTLKKASSVAVAGTTVYIREGVYKEKLVVQHDGEVFNEVIFKPYNKEMVILSGEDIKSEEGDTSIVTLEDKSHITIEGLIIKDLRTDLENETVMGILVTGSGNHITLKDNHVQQIETHSKNGNGHGIAVYGTDSIKNMTIVNNILENLKLGASEALVLNGNVSDFDISQNIVRSSDNIGIDLIGYEGVSSDERVDFVRNGVVSKNTIHNISTFDNPAYGKEYNAGGIYVDGGKNIKIEENIVYHSDIGIEATSEHKGKYAENIEIVNNKIYENFFTGISIGGYDEERGGTRNSTISQNLLYQNDTMGLGGGQLLIQHDAEFNAIEENTFIAGPSRIFIANYFLTSNHNEMNQNLFHKDRGKEGVWIWEDEETTSFSDFKSVSESDEKSRYLDSGYTHSKTFELN; this comes from the coding sequence ATGAACAATTTGGAGTTGGATATGAAAAGACTACTAATGGTTTGCGGCATTGCAGTTTGTATTCTACTATTCGGTATATTCTACATGAATGAAGGGCAGCGTGAGGAAATCTATGTAGCAGTAGATGGAAGTGACGGAAACAATGGATCAAAAACAGAACCGTTTCGCACCCTAAAAAAAGCATCCTCTGTCGCTGTAGCAGGTACAACTGTCTATATCCGCGAAGGAGTTTATAAGGAAAAACTCGTCGTCCAGCATGACGGAGAGGTTTTTAATGAAGTCATTTTTAAGCCGTATAATAAGGAAATGGTCATTCTAAGTGGAGAAGATATAAAAAGTGAAGAGGGCGATACTTCAATTGTTACGCTTGAAGATAAAAGTCATATAACTATTGAAGGATTGATTATAAAAGATTTAAGAACCGACTTAGAAAATGAAACGGTTATGGGGATTTTGGTAACTGGTTCCGGAAATCACATTACGCTGAAGGACAACCATGTGCAGCAGATTGAAACTCATTCAAAAAACGGGAATGGTCACGGCATTGCAGTATACGGAACCGATTCCATAAAAAATATGACAATTGTAAACAATATCTTAGAAAATTTAAAGCTGGGAGCAAGTGAAGCGCTTGTACTAAATGGCAATGTAAGCGATTTTGATATAAGCCAAAACATTGTGCGCAGTAGTGACAATATCGGAATCGATTTGATCGGTTATGAAGGTGTTTCTTCTGATGAAAGAGTGGATTTTGTGCGCAATGGAGTAGTTTCCAAAAATACGATCCACAACATTTCCACTTTTGATAATCCGGCATACGGCAAAGAGTATAATGCTGGAGGCATTTATGTAGATGGCGGAAAAAATATAAAAATTGAAGAAAATATTGTATATCACAGTGATATTGGCATCGAAGCGACTTCCGAGCACAAAGGAAAGTATGCTGAGAACATCGAAATTGTAAACAATAAAATTTACGAGAACTTTTTCACAGGCATATCAATTGGCGGCTACGATGAGGAGCGAGGGGGCACTCGAAATTCGACCATCTCTCAAAATCTGTTGTATCAGAATGACACCATGGGATTGGGTGGAGGACAGCTTTTGATTCAGCATGACGCAGAATTTAATGCAATTGAGGAAAACACCTTCATTGCTGGACCTTCACGGATATTTATAGCAAACTACTTTTTAACCAGCAACCACAACGAAATGAACCAGAATCTATTTCATAAAGATAGAGGCAAAGAAGGAGTTTGGATTTGGGAAGACGAAGAAACCACTTCATTCTCAGATTTCAAATCAGTGTCTGAAAGTGACGAAAAGTCGAGGTACCTAGACTCTGGTTATACCCATTCAAAAACGTTTGAACTCAACTAG
- a CDS encoding immunity protein Imm33 domain-containing protein, whose amino-acid sequence MSEFNDFPNTMVITLKEILDGKKPVLYVSRDEEDGMWQFLDGSDELDIDNARIVTIEEILRVDSSLWSLSDLSIGWKAERVDRDTKWLKQANE is encoded by the coding sequence ATGAGTGAGTTTAATGATTTTCCCAACACGATGGTTATTACACTGAAAGAAATATTGGATGGAAAAAAGCCCGTATTATATGTATCACGTGATGAAGAAGATGGAATGTGGCAATTTCTCGATGGTTCTGATGAACTTGATATAGACAATGCCAGAATAGTTACGATCGAAGAAATTTTAAGGGTAGATAGTTCTCTTTGGTCATTATCTGATTTATCGATTGGTTGGAAAGCAGAAAGAGTTGATAGAGATACTAAATGGCTTAAGCAAGCAAATGAATAA
- a CDS encoding DUF4279 domain-containing protein: protein MAYFSIIGDQFPLEEITEELAIQPTETYLKEEILNEFTAPSSSEVRRRRETDWTLSTGYQKSYDINDQLKSLLISFEEKQQDLILLKEKYGLSYLFMIVIKIENNKKPAMYLEKDIIDFASKIEAEIHFDLYINS, encoded by the coding sequence ATGGCATACTTCAGCATAATCGGGGATCAGTTTCCACTTGAAGAAATCACTGAAGAACTTGCCATCCAACCCACTGAAACTTATCTCAAAGAAGAAATTCTTAATGAATTCACAGCTCCTTCTTCATCAGAAGTCAGAAGAAGGAGAGAAACCGATTGGACATTGAGTACGGGATATCAGAAATCATACGATATCAATGATCAATTGAAATCACTTTTAATTTCCTTTGAAGAAAAACAACAAGACTTAATCTTGCTGAAAGAGAAATATGGATTAAGCTATCTTTTTATGATTGTTATTAAAATTGAAAACAATAAAAAACCTGCTATGTATCTGGAAAAGGATATTATTGACTTTGCTAGCAAGATCGAAGCCGAAATACACTTCGATCTTTATATAAACAGCTGA
- a CDS encoding DUF5694 domain-containing protein, with the protein MTQSEHQQIGFRLAKTAELTEVAAIDWNETIESIPDIGTWAEENSSSLFNEVINDLRIMTEESERFLETHTLKEYLLWLNQREMVQRNQESYMKIVLLGDEVNPVGAMWTAQYWYYRNMLIYKNIIKLAASSNERIFVLYGAGHLHLLIHFLEESGLVNVEMTHHYLLN; encoded by the coding sequence TTGACTCAATCTGAACATCAACAGATTGGGTTCCGCTTAGCCAAAACAGCTGAACTCACAGAAGTGGCTGCGATTGATTGGAATGAAACTATTGAAAGCATCCCCGATATCGGCACTTGGGCAGAGGAAAACAGCTCTTCTCTTTTTAATGAAGTGATAAATGATCTAAGAATTATGACGGAGGAGTCGGAAAGGTTCTTGGAAACTCACACATTAAAGGAATACCTGCTCTGGCTCAATCAACGGGAGATGGTTCAACGAAATCAAGAAAGCTACATGAAAATAGTGTTGCTTGGCGATGAAGTGAATCCGGTGGGGGCCATGTGGACAGCCCAATACTGGTACTATCGAAACATGCTCATATATAAGAACATCATTAAATTGGCTGCTTCATCAAACGAACGGATCTTCGTCCTGTATGGTGCAGGACATCTTCATTTATTGATTCATTTCTTGGAAGAAAGTGGTCTTGTGAATGTGGAAATGACTCATCATTATCTTCTAAATTAA
- a CDS encoding SMI1/KNR4 family protein encodes MKKVIDMIDSKSITTGVSLIDLQKAEKELGALFPGEFKDLYLETNGAEFGEWVLRSLIMIQNQSNRPENLPADMVCIGENKSGDKLCYRIRKRWMQEHVYRWTAKSGNIENKASTLYEFIDWFIPKKNAGKSQGIGHFAVESGKLVVTDPCYSIEDTEMQVHLANVKKGQWTASISYTDDETVETLTAYFAEKKPSGKWHVCDRLIGVDSAQAGIFDAAVFGKDESIPGEVENVYGIEMDEEGLKYYVACSDTVASNDQSGTIPGGAVAMSGY; translated from the coding sequence ATGAAAAAAGTAATTGATATGATTGATTCGAAATCAATAACGACAGGCGTTTCATTGATTGATTTACAGAAAGCTGAAAAAGAGCTTGGCGCACTCTTTCCAGGTGAATTCAAAGACCTTTATTTAGAAACAAATGGTGCTGAGTTTGGAGAATGGGTCTTACGTTCACTCATTATGATTCAAAACCAATCCAACAGACCTGAAAACTTACCTGCTGATATGGTTTGTATTGGAGAGAATAAGAGTGGCGATAAACTTTGCTACCGCATCCGAAAAAGGTGGATGCAGGAGCATGTCTACCGTTGGACAGCCAAAAGTGGAAATATAGAAAATAAAGCGTCCACGTTATATGAGTTCATCGATTGGTTTATTCCCAAAAAGAATGCCGGCAAGTCTCAAGGAATCGGTCATTTTGCAGTAGAAAGTGGAAAGCTGGTAGTGACAGATCCATGCTACTCAATCGAGGACACAGAGATGCAAGTTCATTTAGCCAATGTAAAAAAAGGACAATGGACAGCCTCCATTTCTTATACAGACGATGAGACCGTTGAAACGTTAACGGCCTATTTCGCAGAAAAGAAACCGAGTGGCAAATGGCATGTCTGCGATCGGCTGATTGGTGTTGATTCTGCGCAGGCCGGAATATTCGATGCTGCTGTATTCGGGAAGGATGAAAGTATTCCCGGTGAAGTAGAAAACGTTTACGGCATCGAGATGGATGAAGAGGGATTGAAATACTATGTCGCCTGTTCGGACACGGTGGCATCGAATGACCAAAGTGGGACAATCCCTGGGGGCGCGGTAGCCATGTCAGGATACTGA